Proteins co-encoded in one Xiphophorus couchianus chromosome 3, X_couchianus-1.0, whole genome shotgun sequence genomic window:
- the sri gene encoding sorcin yields the protein MAYPGYGALGGGFPGMPPQQQDPLYGFFSQVAGQDGQISADELQRCLTQSGMSGSYQPFSMESCRLMINMLDRDMSGTMGFAEFKDLCQALNGWKATFSSFDRDHSGTVEGHELQQAITTMGYNLSPQAMNCIMKRYSNHGKIPFDEFVSCCVRLRALTDQFRRRDTAHSGNASFQYDDFIQVTMSV from the exons ATGGCCTATCCAGGATATGGAGCTCTCGGCGGTGGATTCCCAGGAATG CCCCCTCAGCAACAAGATCCTCTGTACGGATTCTTTTCCCAGGTGGCTGGACAG GATGGGCAGATCTCGGCGGATGAGCTGCAGCGCTGCCTCACGCAGTCCGGCATGTCTGGATCATACCAAC ctttCAGCATGGAAAGCTGCAGACTGATGATTAACATGCTGGAT AGGGACATGTCTGGAACGATGGGCTTTGCCGAGTTCAAGGATCTGTGCCAGGCCCTGAACGGCTGGAAAGCCACCTTTTCATCCTTCGATCGGGACCACAGTGGCACAGTGGAGGGCCATGAGCTGCAGCAGGCCATCACTACCATGG GCTACAATCTAAGCCCTCAGGCCATGAACTGCATCATGAAGCGCTACAGCAACCATGGCAAGATTCCTTTTGATGAGTTTGTGAGCTGCTGTGTGAGACTCCGTGCTCTGACTG atcAATTCCGAAGGAGGGACACGGCCCACAGTGGAAATGCCTCTTTTCAGTACGATGAT TTTATCCAGGTCACCATGAGCGTctga
- the LOC114142377 gene encoding LOW QUALITY PROTEIN: NACHT, LRR and PYD domains-containing protein 3-like (The sequence of the model RefSeq protein was modified relative to this genomic sequence to represent the inferred CDS: deleted 1 base in 1 codon) → MSHPEEREEACRFSNDDRFEENDNELKAPRSEQKNQRSTDFPLGFQRTDQGNSPSPSCLSIKSGKSMDYPVKFKKNEKNRRRFSMPITLSLQSDESENVPVGSKQRSLSERDQQTSEGSTIQTNLDTIFMTLEKDTIKFVKNELKKIQGILDRGRLQNQEEEMLYEQEKKRSKQAILNISLHFLRTMNHGELVDELLNGDFIMSQYEDSDETQLSSNDRLSEEHDNQTGSGSPASDTPYNPSPSCVSMKSDKSKDYPLKFKQSEPDTPYNPSPSCVSMKSDKSKDYPLKFKQSEPDTPYNPSPSCVSMKSDKSKDYPLKFKQTLVKTRSCPVDYLTDVKQDYHYQAHKRPNLDSVFQILEENIVTFVRTELRNLYRLLNPEHFQTYNEKNQMVNCDDEEKWSIKEAFVNLTLEFLRGMKQQTTAELLHNKCLVAKSHCKLKSNLRRKLAYVPEGIAKERTPTLLNKIYTELYITEGKPSEVNCKHEIKLIERAHSKPEKTEKTITCEDMFKPITGSDKPIRTVMTEGVAGIGKTVLTQKFALDWAESKIYQHIQFMFLIHFRDLNIMKMKKISLVELIHLFFPETKETEICNFEKFQVLFIFDGLDECRLPLNLKTNDNLTDVTQSTSLEVLLANLIKGRLLPSARIWITTRPAAAHQIPPEFVDLVTEVRGFNDPQKEEYFRKRFTEEEESRRIISHLKTSRSLHIMCHIPVFCWISATVLEDAFKTKTKGELPTSLTEMYVYFLVVLSKVKNVKYDEVAENNPLWTPETRDMIQSLGKLAFEQLMKGNLFFYESDLMEGGIDVSIASVYSGVFTEIFKEERGLFQDKVFCFVHLSIQEFLAALHVYLTFTNTGVNLLSEEKSTNMQSQISRETFELFYQSAIDKALKTPKGHLNLFLRFLLGLSLETSQTLLRGLVIDTATGSSSNQNTIQYIKKKIAEIMCLSKKANLFQCLNELKDYCLADEIQQTLRSSKLKTDNLSPAQLTILVNIMLSSEENLELFDLRKYPVSQNVQLALLPLFIHSTKAVLSYLALTEMTYNVLVSSLQSPCGTLKDLDLSNNDLQDSGLKLLCEALCNSNCKLETLRLSGCLITKEGCAVLASALKSNPSHLTELDLSYNHPEQSGVKLLSAGLKDPTWALQTLKTEPFGAQFLNPGLNKYACELSMNPSGAHRNLQLSDNNRKVTVGGKKQPHPDDPERFDVWEQLLCKDGLTGRCYWEVEWRGRVSIGVTYKGESDDCAVGMNKPSWTLLCSDDGLSVQHGNKITPIHGDPSNRLGVYLDWPGGIVSFFGVSLDKSTYLHSFTTKFTEPVYPAFGISTDSSLSLC, encoded by the exons ATGAGCCACCCTGAGGAGAGAGAAGAGGCCTGCAGGTTCTCAAATGATGATCGGTTTGAGGAAAATGACAATGAGCTCAAAGCTCCCAG GTCTGAGCAGAAAAACCAGAGATCTACGGATTTTCCTCTTGGTTTCCAAAG GACTGATCAGGGGAACAGCCCTTCACCAAGCTGTTTATCCATAAAAAGTGGGAAATCCATGGATTACCCTgttaaattcaaaaa aaatgaGAAGAACAGAAGAAGGTTTTCCATGCCAATAACTTTGTCCTTGCAAAGTGATGAATCTGAAAATGTTCCTGTTGGTTCTAAACAACGTTCATTGTCAGA GAGGGACCAGCAAACATCAGAGGGATCCACCATTCAAACAAACCTGGACACaatatttatg ACCCTTGAAAAGGACACTATTAAGTTTGTGAAGAATGAGCTGAAGAAGATTCAGGGGATTTTGGACAGAGGGCGATTacaaaaccaagaagaagaGATGCTATATgagcaggagaagaagagaagcaAACAAGCTATTCTGAACATCTCTCTGCATTTTCTGAGGACAATGAATCATGGGGAGCTTGTTGATGAACTACTAAACG GTGACTTCATCATGAGCCAGTATGAGGACAGTGATGAGACGCAGCTGTCCTCAAATGATAGACTGTCTGAAGAACATGACAATCAGACTGGATCTGGGAG TCCTGCATCTGACACACCTTATAATCCTTCCCCAAGCTGTGTGTCCATGAAAAGTGACAAATCTAAGGATTACCCACTGAAGTTCAAACA ATCTGAACCTGACACACCTTATAATCCTTCCCCAAGCTGTGTGTCCATGAAAAGTGACAAATCTAAGGATTACCCACTGAAGTTCAAACA aTCTGAACCTGACACACCTTATAATCCTTCCCCAAGCTGTGTGTCCATGAAAAGTGACAAATCTAAGGATTACCCATTGAAGTTCAAACA gaCTTTGGTGAAAACAAGAAGCTGTCCTGTAGATTATCTTACTGATGTCAAACAGGA ttATCACTACCAAGCTCACAAGAGGCCAAATCTGGACTCAGTATTTCAG ATTCTTGAGGAAAACATTGTTACTTTTGTGAGGACTGAGCTAAGGAATCTTTATCGGCTGTTAAATCCAGAACACTTTCAAACCTACAATGAGAAAAATCAGATGGTTAATTGTGACGATGAAGAGAAATGGAGCATCAAAGAAGCTTTTGTCAACTTAACGCTGGAGTTTTTGAGGGGAATGAAGCAACAGACGACTGCTGAGTTGCTACACAACA AATGCCTTGTGGCCAAGAGTCACTGCAAACTCAAATCTAATCTAAGGAGGAAGTTGGCGTATGTACCTGAAGGAATCGCCAAAGAAAGAACTCCAACTCTTCTAAATAAGATCTACACCGAGCTCTACATCACTGAGGGAAAGCCTTCAGAAGTCAACtgtaaacatgaaataaaactgattgaaaGAGCTCACTCAAAgccagaaaaaacagaaaaaacaatcacTTGTGAAGACATGTTTAAGCCCATTACTGGAAGTGATAAACCAATCAGAACAGTGATGACAGAGGGAGTGGCTGGCATCGGGAAAACAGTCTTAACACAGAAGTTTGCACTGGACTGGGCAGAAAGCAAAATTTACCAGCACAtccagtttatgtttttgattcattttaggGATCTGAACATcatgaagatg aaaaaaataagtttggtTGAACTTATTCATCTCTTCTTTCCTGAAaccaaagaaacagaaatctgcaactttgaaaagtttcaggttttattcatctttgatGGTTTGGATGAGTGTCGACTTCCTTTGAACTTGAAGACTAATGACAATCTGACAGATGTTACACAGTCCACATCATTAGAGGTACTGTTGGCAAACCTTATCAAGGGGAGGTTACTTCCTTCAGCTCGCATCTGGATCACAACTCGACCTGCAGCAGCCCATCAGATCCCTCCTGAGTTTGTTGACCTGGTGACTGAAGTGAGAGGATTCAATGATCCTCAGAAGGAGGAGTACTTCAGAAAGAGAttcacagaggaagaggaaagcaGAAGGATAATTTCTCATCTCAAGACATCAAGAAGTCTCCACATTATGTGTCACATCCCTGTCTTCTGCTGGATCTCAGCAACAGTTCTGGAAGATGCCTTTAAAACGAAAACCAAAGGAGAGCTGCCCACCTCCCTAACAGAGATGTATGTCTACTTCCTGGTGGTTCTGtccaaagtgaaaaatgtgaagtaTGATGAAGTAGCTGAAAATAATCCCCTATGGACTCCAGAGACCAGAGATATGATTCAGTCATTGGGGAAACTGGCCTTTGAGCAGTTAATGAAAGGCAACCTGTTCTTCTATGAATCTGACCTGATGGAGGGTGGCATCGATGTCAGCATAGCATCAGTCTATTCAGGGGTGTTCACAGAGATTTTCAAAGAGGAGAGGGGGCTATTTCAAgataaagtgttttgttttgtccatcTGAGCATTCAGGAGTTTCTAGCAGCTCTTCATGTCTATCTGACATTCACCAACACTGGAGTCAATCTGCTGTCAGAAGAGAAATCTACAAACATGCAGTCCCAAATATCCAGAGAGACATTTGAGCTCTTCTACCAGAGTGCTATAGACAAAGCTTTAAAGACCCCAAAGGGACATCTGAATCTGTTTCTTCGCTTCCTGTTGGGTCTTTCTCTAGAAACCAGTCAGACACTTCTCAGAGGTCTTGTAATAGACACAGCAACGGGAAGCAGTTCCAATCAAAATACCATTCAGTACATCAAGAAGAAGATTGCAGAAATCATGTGTCTGTCTAAGAAAGCCAATTTATTTCAGTGCCTGAACGAGCTGAAGGACTATTGTCTTGCAGACGAGATTCAACAAACTCTGAGatcatcaaaactgaaaacagataaTCTTTCTCCTGCTCAGTTGACAATTCTAGTCAACATCATGTTGTCTTCGGAGGAGAATCTGGAACTGTTTGACCTGAGGAAATATCCAGTTTCACAGAATGTTCAGTTGGCTCTTTTGCCACTGTTCATACATTCTACCAAAGCtgt GCTCAGCTACCTTGCTCTGACAGAGATGACCTACAATGTTCTGGTCTCAAGCCTCCAGTCTCCATGTGGCACACTGAAGGACTTGGACCTCAGTAACAATGACCTGCAGGATTCAGGCCTGAAGTTGCTGTGTGAAGCACTTTGCAATTCAAATTGCAAACTGGAAACTCTGAG GTTGTCAGGCTGTCTAATCACCAAAGAGGGCTGTGCAGTTCTGGCATCAGCTCTGAAGTCCAACCCCTCTCACCTCACAGAGTTAGATCTGAGCTACAATCATCCAGAACAATCTGGAGTGAAACTCCTTTCTGCAGGACTGAAAGACCCAACCTGGGCATTGCAAACTCTGAA AACGGAACCATTTGGAGCACAGTTTTTAAACCCTGGTCTGAACAAAT ATGCCTGTGAACTCTCAATGAATCCTAGCGGTGCTCACAGAAACCTCCAACTCTCTGACAACAACAGAAAAGTGACAGTGGGAGGAAAGAAGCAGCCACATCCTGATGATCCAGAGAGGTTTGACGTTTGGGAACAGCTGCTGTGTAAAGATGGTCTTACTGGtcgctgttactgggaggtTGAGTGGAGAGGAAGAGTTTCCATCGGAGTGACGTATAAAGGAGAAAGTGATGACTGTGCTGTTGGCATGAACAAGCCGTCCTGGACTTTGTTGTGCTCTGATGATGGTCTATCGGTCCAACACGGAAACAAAATAACACCCATCCATGGAGACCCTTCAAACAGACTGGGAGTTTATCTGGACTGGCCTGGGGGGATTGTGTCCTTTTTTGGGGTCTCTTTGGATAAAAGTACCTACCTTCACTCCTTTACTACTAAATTCACAGAGCCAGTTTATCCTGCTTTTGGGATTTCCACTGATTCATCTCTGTCTTTGTGTTAG